Proteins encoded together in one Plectropomus leopardus isolate mb chromosome 19, YSFRI_Pleo_2.0, whole genome shotgun sequence window:
- the lrit1b gene encoding leucine-rich repeat, immunoglobulin-like domain and transmembrane domain-containing protein 1b — protein MRRHFAAAFCLALLFLPLLCRSCPAQCSCFFHKLSDGSKARSVLCNDPEITVIPPNFPTDTSKLRIEKTAISRISSDNFHYLNNLEFLWMSFNSLNSLNVDSFRGLYNLDELRLDGNSLTSFPWESLTDMPNLRLLDLHNNKISTILADATMFIKNLTYLDLSSNTLTTVPADVLTMWLSVKPSQDTDSSKLILGLHDNPWLCDCRLYDLVQFQKSPSSSVALIDTRLRCADPESLSGVLFTEAELQRCQGPRVHTAVARVRSSLGNNVLLRCGTVGVPIPELSWSRADGKKMNGTVQEEISKEGIIWSILSVPAVAYRDSGKYVCKATNFVGTADAIISLVITDSFRSEEAGGGVSKRTRGKKPGGIGRAAYQEKLIARYVPPPTTTAAQPIIEPLNGKGVTGKYEIESYSVSDGASEGRGKTPEAQKPVEVDALSNLAANASSLQQAPEKRIVRSVKVIGDTDHTVSLNWRAPTATNTTEFSILYAVFGERDMRRVNVGAGKNRITIDGLVPKTKYIACVCVKGLIPKKEQCVIFSTDEAASASGTQKLINVVVITVACVIAVPLTLIVCCGALKKRCQKLLGRQSKEIQDSYVTFETLGPGAKAKGMEGEYLTRLNPDESNRLLSARSSVDSEATARTEGPPSEYFC, from the exons ATGAGGcgacattttgctgctgctttttgtttggctttactttttcttcctttgctgTGCCGTTCATGTCCTGCACAATGCAGCTGCTTCTTCCACAAGTTAAGCGATGGATCAAAAGCAAG gagTGTACTTTGCAACGATCCAGAGATCACCGTGATTCCTCCAAATTTCCCTACTGACACATCGAAGCTGCGCATTGAAAAGACAGCAATCTCACGCATTTCAAGCGACAACTTCCACTACCTCAACAACCTTGAGTTTCTGTGGATGTCTTTCAATTCACTCAATTCGCTGAACGTTGACAGTTTCCGAGGTCTTTACAACCTCGATGAGCTCCGGCTGGATGGCAACTCCCTCACCTCCTTCCCCTGGGAATCTCTGACTGACATGCCAAACCTGAGGCTCCTTGACTTACACAACAACAAGATCTCCACCATCCTTGCTGATGCCACCATGTTCATAAAGAATCTCACATATCTGGACTTATCTAGCAACACTCTGACGACAGTCCCTGCTGACGTTCTCACCATGTGGTTGAGTGTGAAGCCATCCCAGGACACAGATTCCTCCAAGCTAATTCTCG GTCTCCATGACAACCCTTGGCTGTGTGACTGCCGGTTGTATGATCTGGTACAGTTTCAGAAATCCCCTTCATCATCTGTGGCTCTCATTGACACCAGGCTGCGGTGTGCCGATCCGGAGAGCTTGTCAGGGGTCCTTTTCACCGAAGCGGAGCTGCAGAGGTGCCAAGGCCCTCGGGTGCACACGGCCGTGGCTCGTGTACGCAGCTCACTGGGCAACAATGTCCTGCTGCGCTGTGGCACAGTTGGAGTCCCCATCCCTGAGCTGTCCTGGAGCCGTGCTGATGGCAAGAAAATGAACGGCACCG tTCAGGAAGAGATTTCAAAGGAGGGCATAATTTGGTCGATTCTCAGTGTGCCTGCAGTCGCCTACCGCGATTCTGGGAAATACGTGTGCAAAGCAACAAATTTTGTGGGCACCGCAGATGCCATTATCTCGTTGGTGATTACAGATTCCTTTCGGTCAGAAGAAGCAGGTGGTGGCGTTTCTAAGAGAACCAGGGGGAAGAAACCTGGCGGCATTGGAAGAGCAGCATACCAGGAGAAACTTATTGCCAGATATGTTCCTCCACCAACCACCACGGCGGCCCAGCCCATCATTGAGCCTCTCAATGGCAAAGGAGTGACTGGGAAGTACGAGATTGAGAGCTACAGCGTCTCTGATGGTGCTTCGGAGGGACGAGGCAAGACGCCAGAAGCTCAGAAGCCGGTGGAGGTGGATGCTCTCAGTAACTTAGCCGCCAATGCCTCGTCCTTACAGCAAGCTCCGGAGAAAAGGATAGTGCGTTCTGTGAAGGTGATTGGCGACACCGACCACACTGTCTCTCTGAACTGGCGAGCCCCTACGGCCACAAACACCACAGAATTCAGCATCCTATATGCTGTATTTGGTGAGAGAGACATGCGACGGGTTAACGTAGGCGCTGGAAAGAACCGGATCACCATTGATGGCCTTGTACCAAAGACAAAGTACATTGCCTGTGTTTGCGTCAAAGGCCTGATCCCGaaaaaggagcagtgtgtaatcTTCTCAACAGATGAGGCGGCCAGTGCCAGTGGGACTCAGAAGCTCATTAATGTGGTGGTGATAACTGTGGCGTGCGTGATCGCTGTCCCCCTGACACTAATTGTGTGCTGCGGGGCGCTAAAGAAGCGCTGCCAAAAGCTGCTGGGGCGACAGTCTAAGGAAATTCAAGACTCATATGTCACGTTTGAGACCCTGGGGCCCGGGGCCAAAGCTAAAGGAATGGAGGGCGAGTACCTGACCAGGCTAAATCCTGACGAATCCAACAGGTTGCTCTCAGCGAGGTCCAGTGTTGACTCGGAGGCCACAGCCAGAACTGAGGGGCCACCAAGCGAGTATTTCTGCTAA